From the genome of Gracilibacillus salitolerans, one region includes:
- a CDS encoding AAA family ATPase, whose translation MDYGNEVAQILENIEKVMIGKEREVTLSLVALLADGHVLLEDVPGVGKTMMVRALSKSLNCDFKRIQFTPDLLPSDVTGVSIYNPKEMVFEFRSGPIFGDIVLADEINRTSPKTQSALLEAMEEMNVTVDGMTKPLNKPFFVMATQNPVDYEGTYPLPEAQLDRFLMKLSMGYPNEVDELEMLNRTDREHPIDEIEAVINKEQLLKMQKEVDRLYVDNTVKRYIVQLVSQTRKSPYVQLGVSPRGSIALMKAAKAYAYIQKRDYVIPDDVVYLAPYVLSHRVILRPEARYEGVTQSSLIKQILEEIDVPVRKELHG comes from the coding sequence ATGGATTATGGAAACGAAGTAGCGCAAATTCTAGAAAATATAGAAAAAGTCATGATAGGAAAGGAACGTGAAGTAACACTTAGTCTTGTTGCTCTGTTAGCTGATGGGCATGTATTACTGGAAGACGTACCAGGGGTAGGAAAAACCATGATGGTACGTGCACTATCTAAATCATTAAATTGTGATTTTAAACGGATTCAGTTCACACCTGATTTATTACCTTCAGATGTAACAGGTGTTTCAATATATAATCCAAAAGAAATGGTATTTGAATTCCGAAGTGGACCTATTTTTGGTGATATCGTATTAGCTGATGAGATTAATAGAACCTCACCAAAAACCCAATCCGCTTTACTAGAAGCAATGGAAGAAATGAATGTAACAGTAGATGGTATGACGAAACCACTGAACAAGCCTTTCTTCGTGATGGCCACGCAAAACCCTGTAGACTATGAAGGAACTTATCCATTACCGGAAGCACAGCTTGACCGCTTTCTTATGAAATTAAGTATGGGTTATCCCAATGAAGTGGATGAATTAGAAATGTTAAATCGAACAGATCGTGAGCATCCGATTGATGAGATAGAGGCAGTAATAAATAAAGAACAATTACTGAAAATGCAAAAAGAAGTGGATCGTCTTTATGTTGATAACACAGTGAAGCGTTATATTGTTCAACTGGTATCACAAACGCGAAAAAGTCCTTACGTTCAACTAGGGGTTAGTCCACGTGGTTCGATCGCATTGATGAAAGCAGCCAAAGCATATGCCTATATTCAAAAACGTGATTATGTGATACCGGATGATGTCGTTTATTTAGCGCCTTATGTGTTATCTCATCGGGTAATATTACGTCCAGAAGCAAGGTATGAAGGGGTTACCCAGTCTTCTCTTATAAAGCAAATTTTAGAAGAAATCGATGTTCCTGTGCGAAAGGAATTGCATGGATGA
- a CDS encoding DUF58 domain-containing protein, with product MKPMIRKIVRELQLLLLLGILFVFAMFQGGFVSWFLFYSMLPIIFYMLFIPFYPIHHWKIDRKVSDRYLETGGNIEVTITIRRKSPFPMFYLVLEEVLPETLQFQDVGKKKYQYLSDRQSYNRKRHVKKVIYPGFQKEFTIHYRIEHLPRGKHHLSDINLRIGDPFGFVECKYLFSAAKEFFVYPAIQDLKWKQQSMSLEEGTTSSHIHDEKLTNVVSGVREYIPGDRFSWIDWKTTARKNTVMTKEFEQEKDSSIVVILDVGGLQQSQRLVFEAVVEWTASILQSLRKKDQSISFYTFGKSERFFSNQQLQFQFPAVQNYLSTVKQEQVSLAERMVTPMKELSRGSVILFVIHHLDELLVERLSNWKKQDYTLVVCYVIPEKQLDAKEEQYIRSLRLKNISVQTVTEKQLMQEQWEVQASR from the coding sequence ATGAAACCAATGATTCGAAAAATCGTAAGAGAACTGCAACTACTTCTTTTGCTAGGGATCCTGTTCGTATTTGCGATGTTTCAAGGGGGATTTGTTAGCTGGTTCCTATTTTATAGTATGTTGCCTATTATTTTCTATATGTTGTTCATCCCTTTCTATCCCATTCATCATTGGAAGATAGATAGAAAGGTATCGGATCGGTATCTGGAAACAGGCGGTAATATAGAGGTAACCATTACGATCAGACGCAAATCGCCCTTTCCTATGTTCTATTTAGTTTTGGAGGAAGTATTACCAGAAACACTTCAATTTCAAGATGTTGGAAAGAAAAAATATCAGTACCTCTCCGACCGGCAATCGTATAATAGAAAACGTCATGTAAAAAAAGTAATATATCCAGGTTTTCAGAAAGAATTCACTATTCATTACCGAATAGAACATTTACCAAGAGGAAAACATCATTTGTCAGATATCAATCTAAGAATAGGTGATCCATTCGGTTTTGTTGAATGTAAATATCTTTTTTCTGCCGCAAAAGAGTTTTTTGTTTATCCCGCCATTCAAGATTTGAAGTGGAAACAGCAATCTATGAGTTTAGAAGAAGGTACCACTTCCTCACATATCCATGATGAAAAGCTAACAAATGTTGTATCAGGTGTTCGTGAATATATTCCTGGAGATCGCTTTTCATGGATTGATTGGAAAACCACTGCTCGAAAAAATACAGTGATGACAAAAGAGTTTGAACAGGAAAAAGACTCAAGTATTGTCGTCATTTTAGATGTAGGTGGATTACAACAATCTCAACGATTAGTGTTCGAAGCAGTTGTGGAATGGACAGCATCTATTTTACAATCTCTTCGTAAGAAAGATCAAAGTATCTCGTTTTATACGTTTGGGAAATCGGAGAGATTTTTCTCTAATCAACAATTACAGTTCCAATTTCCAGCAGTACAAAACTATCTCTCAACAGTAAAACAAGAGCAGGTATCATTAGCAGAACGAATGGTAACACCGATGAAGGAGCTATCGAGAGGGAGCGTCATTTTGTTTGTTATTCATCACTTAGATGAGTTGCTAGTAGAGAGGCTTTCCAACTGGAAGAAGCAAGATTATACATTAGTAGTTTGCTATGTTATTCCGGAAAAACAACTGGATGCTAAAGAAGAACAATATATTCGGTCCCTACGTTTGAAAAATATTAGTGTACAAACTGTAACAGAAAAGCAGTTAATGCAAGAACAATGGGAGGTGCAGGCATCTCGATGA
- a CDS encoding DUF4129 domain-containing transglutaminase family protein, protein MRKSISLESVSSFILLLAGFILFWEWLRPLEQITDTGSVYLFIIYTAICFVTSFFMKNVLAKFMIKFFSLLFILDYLFLDATLLSPEWMQTLTLELRFNLEAVWENDWTLMTSFFRSFLFLLLLWLMSYLLHYWFMVAKKFFLFVVLTFIYLAVLDTYTIYDAQSAMVRTFIVSFLVLGLSRYVKLMDNVESNSTRKHVWSWMTPVIVIVLFATILGIYSPKLNPQWPDPVPFIQSTAGHVGFSGGPVQKVGYGEDDSQLGGSFVQDDSPVFEAIAHDDIYWRIESKDLYTGKGWERSTELDFQELNNGDIEWSTFIRQQTETTSYSATVRPVTQNQLSRAVYPYGINHITSSGQDPFFTDSQFGLIESESSEQNQNLSYSIEYDAPSFSINELRSNSDNDPADVKEQYLQLPDSLPDRVRDLATEITEGEDTRYDKAQAIEGFFSSSGYVYQIEDVSVPENGEDYVDQFLFETKIGYCDNFSTSMVVMLRALDIPARWVKGFTGGVEAADQPSLPDDYSLYEVTNNNAHSWVEVYFPESGWVPFEPTSGFTNPTDFYLETSGDVNTEDYMIDDEETEEENEQESNEEAQGNEQLNPAEDDNEVGGTSNEDEGNGGIYYWIGAVLLIFVILAVVVYLKRYELRDWYMLKKWYRLKERLEIEASYVYLLEILEKRGMPRTKGQTLRQYAKEVDRRLGTSEMYDITLAYEEYLYRDQTSPSKDNKRLQGLFQRMIDQILA, encoded by the coding sequence ATGAGAAAAAGTATATCCTTAGAATCTGTATCTTCTTTTATTCTATTATTAGCAGGATTTATATTGTTTTGGGAATGGTTACGTCCGTTAGAACAAATAACAGATACAGGTAGTGTCTATTTGTTTATCATTTACACTGCCATTTGTTTTGTTACTTCTTTTTTTATGAAGAACGTATTGGCGAAGTTCATGATTAAGTTTTTCTCTCTACTGTTTATACTGGATTATTTATTTCTAGATGCTACTTTGTTATCTCCAGAATGGATGCAGACCTTGACGTTGGAGCTGAGATTTAATCTTGAGGCGGTTTGGGAAAATGACTGGACATTAATGACTTCTTTTTTTAGAAGCTTTTTATTCTTGTTATTGTTATGGCTTATGAGTTATTTATTACACTATTGGTTTATGGTAGCTAAAAAATTCTTTCTATTTGTTGTCTTAACGTTTATTTATTTAGCAGTATTGGATACGTATACGATATATGATGCACAATCAGCAATGGTTAGAACGTTTATTGTATCGTTTTTGGTACTTGGTCTCAGCAGATATGTAAAACTGATGGACAATGTGGAATCAAATAGTACTAGGAAACATGTATGGAGCTGGATGACGCCGGTTATTGTTATTGTTCTTTTCGCTACAATACTAGGAATCTATTCACCGAAGTTAAACCCGCAGTGGCCTGATCCTGTTCCTTTTATTCAAAGTACAGCGGGGCATGTCGGTTTTAGTGGTGGTCCAGTACAGAAAGTCGGTTATGGTGAAGATGATTCACAATTAGGGGGTTCTTTTGTACAGGATGATTCTCCTGTGTTTGAAGCAATTGCCCATGATGATATTTATTGGCGGATCGAATCGAAAGACTTGTATACCGGAAAAGGCTGGGAGCGTTCGACCGAGTTAGACTTCCAGGAATTAAACAATGGTGATATAGAGTGGAGTACCTTTATACGTCAACAGACAGAAACAACTTCATACAGTGCTACGGTACGACCGGTGACCCAAAATCAATTATCAAGAGCAGTGTATCCTTATGGTATTAATCATATCACATCATCTGGACAGGACCCGTTTTTTACGGATAGTCAGTTTGGTCTCATAGAATCAGAGTCCTCAGAACAAAATCAAAATTTGTCTTATTCCATTGAGTATGATGCACCTTCCTTCTCAATTAATGAGTTGAGGAGTAATTCAGATAATGATCCGGCAGATGTTAAAGAACAGTATTTGCAATTACCGGATAGTTTACCTGACCGTGTCCGAGATTTAGCAACAGAAATAACGGAAGGGGAAGACACCAGATATGATAAAGCGCAGGCGATAGAAGGCTTTTTCTCTTCGAGTGGGTATGTGTATCAAATTGAAGATGTATCTGTACCGGAAAATGGTGAGGATTACGTTGATCAATTTTTATTTGAGACAAAAATAGGTTATTGTGATAATTTTTCTACTTCTATGGTAGTTATGCTTCGTGCTTTGGATATCCCGGCACGGTGGGTGAAAGGGTTCACCGGTGGCGTGGAAGCAGCAGATCAGCCATCTCTTCCAGATGATTACTCCTTATATGAAGTGACGAATAATAATGCACACTCATGGGTTGAGGTGTATTTCCCTGAAAGTGGCTGGGTGCCTTTTGAACCAACAAGTGGATTTACTAATCCAACTGACTTCTATCTGGAAACGAGCGGAGATGTGAACACCGAAGATTATATGATAGATGATGAGGAAACGGAAGAAGAAAATGAACAAGAATCAAATGAAGAAGCGCAGGGAAATGAACAACTAAATCCAGCTGAAGATGATAATGAAGTTGGTGGTACAAGTAACGAAGATGAAGGAAATGGTGGGATTTATTACTGGATCGGAGCTGTGCTGCTTATCTTTGTGATTCTGGCTGTGGTTGTTTATCTTAAACGTTATGAACTAAGAGATTGGTATATGCTAAAGAAATGGTATCGATTAAAAGAAAGATTAGAGATAGAAGCATCTTATGTCTATCTACTGGAAATACTAGAAAAAAGAGGGATGCCTAGAACGAAAGGACAGACTTTACGGCAGTATGCAAAAGAAGTGGACAGGCGTTTAGGAACTTCAGAAATGTATGATATCACACTGGCATATGAAGAATACTTGTATCGTGACCAAACGTCACCGTCAAAGGATAACAAGCGATTACAAGGCTTATTCCAACGAATGATTGATCAAATATTAGCTTGA
- the guaA gene encoding glutamine-hydrolyzing GMP synthase has translation MILVLDFGSQYNQLITRRIREFGVYSELHSHRLTIDEIKEMNPKGIILSGGPHSVYGENSFRCDERIFDLGIPILGICYGMQLMTHHFDGVVERANQREYGKADIHVKEGALLFEGTPEEQVVWMSHSDKIIEAPKDFDIEATSSSTPVAAMSNKDKQLYGVQFHPEVRNTEYGNDVLKSFVFQACDCTGDWTMANFIDMEVDKIREQVGNRNVLCALSGGVDSSVVAALIHKAIGDQLTCIFVDHGLLRKNEGDTVMKTFRDQFKMNIIRVDAQERFLSKLQGVSDPEQKRKIIGNEFIYVFDDEAAKLEKMDFLAQGTLYTDIVESGTETAQTIKSHHNVGGLPEDMEFQLIEPLNTLFKDEVRALGTELGVPDDIVWRQPFPGPGLGIRVLGEITPEKVEIVRESDAILREEIKKAGLDRDIWQYFTVLPDIRSVGVMGDARTYDYAIGIRAVTSIDGMTSDWARIPWDVLEKISVRLVNEVDHINRVLYDVTSKPPATIEWE, from the coding sequence ATGATTTTAGTGTTAGATTTCGGTAGTCAATACAATCAATTGATTACACGTCGTATCCGTGAATTTGGAGTATATAGTGAACTGCATTCACATCGCTTAACAATCGATGAAATAAAAGAAATGAATCCAAAAGGAATCATATTATCTGGTGGACCTCACAGCGTATACGGTGAAAACAGTTTTCGTTGTGATGAGCGTATTTTTGATTTAGGTATTCCGATTTTAGGCATTTGCTACGGGATGCAGTTAATGACCCATCACTTCGATGGGGTTGTGGAACGTGCCAATCAGCGTGAATATGGAAAAGCAGACATTCATGTTAAAGAAGGAGCATTACTTTTTGAAGGAACGCCGGAAGAACAAGTTGTCTGGATGAGTCATAGCGACAAAATTATCGAAGCACCAAAAGATTTTGATATTGAAGCAACAAGCTCATCTACACCAGTTGCTGCGATGAGTAATAAAGACAAACAGTTATATGGTGTGCAATTCCACCCTGAAGTACGTAATACGGAGTATGGCAATGACGTATTAAAATCTTTTGTCTTCCAAGCATGTGACTGTACAGGCGATTGGACAATGGCAAACTTTATTGATATGGAAGTAGATAAAATTAGAGAGCAAGTCGGTAACCGTAATGTGTTATGTGCCTTAAGCGGTGGTGTCGATTCTTCTGTCGTAGCGGCTCTTATTCATAAAGCAATTGGTGATCAGTTAACATGTATTTTTGTTGATCATGGTCTGTTACGGAAAAATGAAGGAGATACCGTCATGAAGACCTTCCGTGATCAGTTCAAAATGAATATTATTAGAGTAGATGCACAAGAACGATTCTTGTCCAAGCTACAGGGTGTATCTGATCCTGAACAGAAGCGTAAAATCATCGGCAATGAATTTATTTATGTATTTGATGATGAAGCAGCAAAGCTGGAAAAGATGGATTTCTTAGCACAAGGAACGCTTTATACGGACATTGTGGAGAGTGGTACGGAAACAGCACAAACGATTAAATCTCACCACAATGTTGGCGGATTACCAGAAGATATGGAATTTCAATTGATTGAACCATTAAATACGTTGTTTAAAGATGAAGTACGTGCATTAGGTACAGAACTTGGAGTGCCGGATGATATTGTATGGCGTCAACCATTCCCAGGCCCTGGCCTCGGTATCCGTGTACTTGGTGAAATCACTCCAGAAAAAGTAGAGATTGTTCGTGAATCAGATGCGATCTTACGTGAGGAAATTAAAAAAGCCGGATTAGATCGTGATATTTGGCAGTACTTCACGGTATTACCGGACATCCGCAGTGTTGGTGTCATGGGCGATGCGCGTACGTATGATTACGCGATTGGTATCCGTGCCGTAACTTCTATTGATGGTATGACATCTGACTGGGCACGAATCCCATGGGATGTTTTGGAGAAAATATCTGTACGACTAGTTAATGAAGTGGACCACATCAACCGTGTGCTGTATGATGTAACTAGTAAGCCACCTGCGACGATTGAGTGGGAATAA
- a CDS encoding DUF3267 domain-containing protein: MSLKLIDELNISVDRKLLILLNIWSVVLFLMLTVSGLFISSGGSISITFSGLFIFFIILVITSCLHECIHGIFFKIFAPRTKVQYGFKSGLLYAANPGMRYTKQQFTMITIMPFVVITFLICLSLIFPIHRMPIYMLFVIHTSGCVGDFYYCYKLWRNNNRSILIEDTAEGIKIYEELKANDTIEK; this comes from the coding sequence TTGAGTCTAAAATTGATCGACGAACTTAATATCTCGGTAGACAGAAAATTACTCATTTTGTTAAACATATGGTCTGTTGTGCTTTTCTTGATGTTAACAGTCAGTGGGTTATTTATATCATCGGGAGGCTCCATCTCCATTACCTTTTCGGGCCTTTTCATTTTTTTTATTATATTAGTCATTACCTCTTGTTTGCATGAATGTATTCACGGCATCTTTTTTAAAATCTTTGCTCCTAGGACCAAGGTGCAATATGGATTTAAAAGCGGACTCCTCTATGCGGCTAATCCGGGGATGAGATACACGAAACAACAATTTACCATGATTACGATCATGCCCTTTGTTGTGATCACCTTCTTGATCTGTTTATCACTCATTTTTCCGATTCATCGTATGCCTATTTACATGCTGTTTGTAATACATACATCAGGTTGTGTTGGGGATTTCTATTATTGTTATAAGTTATGGCGAAACAACAACCGATCCATTTTGATAGAAGATACAGCGGAAGGTATAAAAATTTACGAGGAATTAAAAGCGAACGATACTATAGAAAAATAA